The following nucleotide sequence is from Nocardioides daedukensis.
CGTCGCCCTGCTGCACCGTCTGCCCGTCGGCGATGGGGCGCCGGACGTCGATGTCGTTGCCGAGCACATAGCGGAAGACCAGCTCGGCGACGCCGAGTCCGGCCACCGTGCCGGGCTCACGGGCCACGAAGTCGGCGGTCTCGACCTGTTCGGCCGGGATCGTCGCCCAGCTCGTCACGTCGGCCTCGGGGAGGTCCTCGGCGAGGGCTGCGGCGACCGCCTTGTGCAGCGCCTTGGCGTCGAGCTCGGCCTCGCCGAACTCGGCGGCCAGGCCCGCAGGTACCTCGTCATAGGAGAGTGCGGCAATGCGGTCGATGGTGCTCATCGGGCGGCTCCCAGGACGGACGGGTCGGTGGCAGGGGATGCATCGAAGGAGACCTCGACGGTGCCGTCGACCAGGACGGCGTCGAAGTGGCCGGCCATCTCCTGGTCGTCGCGGTCCGGGAAGTCCTCGCGCCAGTGCGAGCCGCGGGTCTCCCGCCGGCCCACTGCGGCACGGGCCAGGGCGATGGCGATGGTGACCAGGTTGGTGGTCTCCCACGCCTCGACACCTGCCCCGACCGCTGCCTTGGCATCCATCTCGGCATCAGCCTCCCCCGCGTTCGCGACGAGCAGCTCGGGGAGCTGGGCGAGCGCGGTGAGCAGGCCCTCCTCGGTCCGCAGCACGCCCACGAAGTCGGTCATCAGCGTCTGCATCGCGGTCCGCACGTCGGCGCGGGCCAGGGCTGCCGGCCGTTGATCGGTGACCGGGTCGGCCCAGGGCCGCAGCTCTTCGGGAAGCACCTCGGCGATCCGGCGCGAGAAGACCAGGCCCTCGAGCAGCGAGTTGGAGGCGAGCCGGTTGGCGCCGTGCACCCCGGAGCAGGCCACCTCGCCGGTGGCATAGAGGCCGGGCACGTCGCAGCGACCGGAGAGGTCGGTGGCCACGCCACCGGAAGCGAAGTGGTGGGCCGGCGCAACCGGGATCAGGTCATTGACCGGGTCCACGCCGTGCGAGCGGCAGACCGAGAGGATGGTCGGGAACCGCTTGGCCCAGAACTCCGCGCCGAGGTGGCGGGCGTCGAGCCACATGTGCGGCTTGCCGGTCTCGTGCATGCGGCGGGTGATCGCCTTGGCGACCACGTCGCGCGGTGCCAGGTCGGCGAGCTCGTGCTGGCCCTGCATGAAGCGGACGCCGTCGAAGTCGACCAGGAACGCTCCTTCGCCACGCACCGCCTCGGAGATCAGCGGCTGCTGGCCCCGGCGGTCCTGGCCCAGGTACATCACGGTCGGGTGGAACTGGACGAACTCCAGGTCACGCAGGGTGGCACCGGCGCGAATCGCCAGCGCCATCCCGTCACCGGTGGAGACGGCCGGGTTGGTCGACTGGGCGAAGACCTGGCCGATGCCGCCGCTGGCGAGCACCACGGCCCGGCAGTGCACCGCGCCGACGCCGTCGCGCTGGCCCTCGCCGATCACGTGCAGGGTCAGGCCCGCGACACCGCCGTCGGCGGCGAGCAGCAGGTCGATGGCCAGTGCGTGCTGGATGACCTCGATGCCCGCAGCGGCCTCGACGGCCGCGATCAGGGCGCGCTGGATCTCCGCTCCGGTGGCGTCGCCGCCGGCGTGCGCGATCCGGTCCCGGTGGTGCCCACCCTCCCGGGTCAGCGAGAGCTGACCGTCGTGGTGGTCGAAGTTGGTGCCGAGCGCGATCAGCTCACGTACGGCGTCCGGGCCCTCGGTGACGAGCTGCCGCACAGCGGCCAGGTCACAGGCGCCCGCGCCGGCGACGAGGGTGTCGCGCTCGTGCTGCTCGGGGGTGTCCCCCTCACCGAGGGCGGCAGCGATGCCGCCCTGCGCCCATTGCGTCGAGCCGGCGCTGAGCACGTCCTTGGTCACCAGCAGGACGGTCGAGCCGTCGTCCTCGGAGCGGGCGCGCAGGTTGGCGTGGATCCGGAGGGCGGCGGTGAGGCCGGCGATCCCGGATCCGACGACCACGACGTCCGAGCGGGTGGTCCAGCCGGGCTCGGGAGCGGTCAACCGCGCTGGGATCCCGTCCGGGCAGGAGGAGTTCATCGGTGCAGACTAGTGGGTGCGCCGAGAAGGTTCCCGGAGGTGGCCCGGGCTCGAGCGGCCTGCATCGCAGCGTGGGATCCGACGAGCATCGCGGTGTCCACTCAGCGATTCGCGGTCACGTCACCGCGCAGCAGCCCCGAACCCTCGGGCGCCTCGGCCGGGTCGAAGCCGGTGGCCAGGACCTTGTTGTCGCCGTCGACGAAGACCACCGCCGGCTTGTACTCCTTGGCCTCGGCGGTGTCCATCTGGCCATAGCCGATCAGGATCACCATGTCACCGGGGTG
It contains:
- a CDS encoding L-aspartate oxidase, which encodes MNSSCPDGIPARLTAPEPGWTTRSDVVVVGSGIAGLTAALRIHANLRARSEDDGSTVLLVTKDVLSAGSTQWAQGGIAAALGEGDTPEQHERDTLVAGAGACDLAAVRQLVTEGPDAVRELIALGTNFDHHDGQLSLTREGGHHRDRIAHAGGDATGAEIQRALIAAVEAAAGIEVIQHALAIDLLLAADGGVAGLTLHVIGEGQRDGVGAVHCRAVVLASGGIGQVFAQSTNPAVSTGDGMALAIRAGATLRDLEFVQFHPTVMYLGQDRRGQQPLISEAVRGEGAFLVDFDGVRFMQGQHELADLAPRDVVAKAITRRMHETGKPHMWLDARHLGAEFWAKRFPTILSVCRSHGVDPVNDLIPVAPAHHFASGGVATDLSGRCDVPGLYATGEVACSGVHGANRLASNSLLEGLVFSRRIAEVLPEELRPWADPVTDQRPAALARADVRTAMQTLMTDFVGVLRTEEGLLTALAQLPELLVANAGEADAEMDAKAAVGAGVEAWETTNLVTIAIALARAAVGRRETRGSHWREDFPDRDDQEMAGHFDAVLVDGTVEVSFDASPATDPSVLGAAR